The following DNA comes from Streptomyces pristinaespiralis.
ACCACCTACCCGTCGTACGACGCCGCCGGCGAGGCCGCGCGGATCGACGCGTTCGCCACGACCGGAGCCCGGCCGGAGGGCCCGCCCGTCTACGCACGGCTGGACAACCCCACCACCGCCCGGTTCGAGACGGCGCTCGCCAAGCTCGAGGGCACGGAGAGCGCCGTCGCGTTCGCCAGCGGCATGGCGGCCCTGACCGCCGTGCTGCTGGTGCGGGCGAGCATGGGCCTGCGCCACGTCGTCGCCGTCCGGCCGTTGTACGGCTGCAGCGACCATCTGCTGAACGCCGGACTCCTCGGCACCGAGGTCACCTGGACCGACCCGGCCGGCATCGCCGACGCCCTGCGGCCGGACACGGGACTGGTCATGGTCGAGACCCCGGCCAACCCGACGCTCGCCGAGGTGGACCTTCGGGCCGTACGGCACGCCTGCGGCTCGGTGCCGCTGCTCGTCGACAACACCTTCGCCACCCCGGTGCTCCAGCGCCCCGCGGAGGAGGGTGCCCGGCTGGTCCTGCACAGCGCCACCAAGTACCTCGGCGGCCACGGCGACGTGATGGGCGGTGTGGTCGCCTGCGACGAGGAGTTCGCCCGCAAGCTGCGCCAGGTCCGTTTCGCGACCGGCGGCGTGCTGCACCCGATGGCCGGATACCTGCTGCTGCGCGGGCTGTCGACGCTGCCGGTGCGGGTGCGGGCCGCGTCCACCACGGCCGCCGACCTCGCCCGCAGGCTCACCACCGACCCGCGGGTGGCCCGGGTCCACTACCCGAGCATCGGCGGCGCGATGGTCTCCTTCGAGGTGTACGGCGACCCGCACGACGTGATCGCCGGGGTACGGCTGATCACGCCGGCGGTGAGCCTCGGCAGCGTCGACACACTGATCCAGCACCCGGCTTCCATCAGCCACCGGATCGTCGACGTGAACGACCGGCGCTCGGCGGGTGTCAGTGACCGGCTGCTGCGGATGTCGGTCGGTCTCGAGGACGTCGAGGACCTGTGGCGTGACCTGACGGAGGCGCTCAGCGCTCGCCCTGCCCGGTCGGCTCCGTCCGCTCGTAACGGGAGCGCGGACGGCCGGCAGCCGCATCCAGTCGGGCGGTGACCACCAGCGTCCCCTCCTCGATCTGGTAGTCGAGCGGCAGTCCGAGGCCGCGCATGGCGGCGACCATCGCGGTGTTCGACGACCGGGTGACGGCGTACACGCTGTCGCAGCCGGCCTCGGCCGCCATGCCGACCAGTCGCTCCAGCAGTTGCGTGCCGATGCCGCGGCGCTGCCAGTCGTCCTCGACGAGCAGCGCCACCTCGGTCTCGTCGCCGTCCCACAGCAGGTGGCCGAGGGCGACGAGCCGGCCGGAGGCCGTCTCCACCGCCAGTGTCCGGCCGAAGCGCGGGCTCAGCAGGTGGTTGAGGTAGCGGTCCGCGTCCCGGACCGGGCCGTGGTAGCGCATCTCGAGCGTCCGGGCGGAGCAGCGTCCGTGCATGGCGAGAGCCGCGTCGATGTCGTCCTGGTCGGCGCGGCGCACGGAGATCTCGTTGCCCTCGGGGAGGGTGAGGATGTCCTGGCTGCGGGGGACGCGGGGCCCGAGCCGCGCGTCGAGTTCGACCAGGGCGCGGGCGCGGGCGAACTCGGTCGGGGTGAAGGG
Coding sequences within:
- a CDS encoding trans-sulfuration enzyme family protein, with the translated sequence MENAASAVPVTRALATDAVHAGREDLAELGLHAPPIDLSTTYPSYDAAGEAARIDAFATTGARPEGPPVYARLDNPTTARFETALAKLEGTESAVAFASGMAALTAVLLVRASMGLRHVVAVRPLYGCSDHLLNAGLLGTEVTWTDPAGIADALRPDTGLVMVETPANPTLAEVDLRAVRHACGSVPLLVDNTFATPVLQRPAEEGARLVLHSATKYLGGHGDVMGGVVACDEEFARKLRQVRFATGGVLHPMAGYLLLRGLSTLPVRVRAASTTAADLARRLTTDPRVARVHYPSIGGAMVSFEVYGDPHDVIAGVRLITPAVSLGSVDTLIQHPASISHRIVDVNDRRSAGVSDRLLRMSVGLEDVEDLWRDLTEALSARPARSAPSARNGSADGRQPHPVGR